The proteins below are encoded in one region of Candidatus Thiodiazotropha sp. LNASS1:
- a CDS encoding response regulator transcription factor, with translation MTKTILIVDDEPNIVLSVEYLMKREGYQVMTASDGQVAIEMIADTRPDLLILDVMMPRKNGFEVCREIRADPALSGLPILMLSAKGREAEIKKGISLGADAYITKPFSTHDLVDKVNQLLQSQE, from the coding sequence ATGACAAAGACAATTCTGATTGTGGATGATGAACCGAATATCGTACTCTCTGTCGAGTATCTGATGAAGCGGGAGGGCTATCAGGTCATGACGGCGAGTGATGGCCAGGTGGCAATTGAGATGATTGCAGATACACGCCCAGATCTGTTGATCCTGGATGTCATGATGCCACGCAAGAACGGCTTTGAGGTGTGTCGTGAGATACGTGCAGATCCTGCACTTTCAGGATTGCCCATATTGATGTTGAGCGCCAAAGGACGGGAAGCGGAGATCAAAAAGGGGATATCCCTCGGTGCGGACGCCTATATTACCAAGCCTTTTTCGACCCATGATCTGGTCGATAAGGTTAACCAGCTTCTACAGTCACAGGAGTGA